One stretch of Tepiditoga spiralis DNA includes these proteins:
- a CDS encoding FAD binding domain-containing protein, translating into MEIAYKPKTLEEALKIKNDLNCTVYAGGTDLMVKYKNLSIPNIKNTVIFISDLKELKNIKINEKIEIGACVTQSELIHSNLPNIIKNISSQISSPAIRNLGTIGGNICNASPAGDLLPLLYSLDSKLTLQSYDSIQEVLIYDFIISPGKIKLKENEILTKISFKNINFNNIYYKKVGTRKSNALSKISFLGLANINNENKIEDIRISFGAVGPTVIRNKELENSLINKKVNDLRINRILNSYSEVIKPIDDLRSTSKYRKTVSLNLLENFLRGLVR; encoded by the coding sequence ATGGAAATAGCTTATAAACCAAAAACTTTAGAAGAAGCTTTAAAAATTAAAAATGATTTAAATTGTACTGTATACGCTGGTGGAACAGACTTAATGGTTAAATACAAAAATTTATCTATTCCAAATATTAAAAATACTGTTATTTTTATCTCTGATTTAAAAGAATTAAAGAATATAAAAATAAATGAAAAAATTGAAATAGGAGCATGTGTAACTCAATCAGAATTAATACATTCTAATCTTCCAAACATAATAAAAAATATCTCTTCTCAAATATCATCACCAGCAATAAGAAACTTAGGAACTATTGGCGGGAATATATGTAATGCTTCTCCAGCTGGTGATTTATTACCATTATTATATTCTTTAGATTCTAAACTTACTCTTCAATCTTATGATTCAATACAAGAAGTTTTAATTTATGATTTTATTATTTCACCAGGAAAGATAAAATTAAAAGAAAATGAGATTTTAACAAAAATATCCTTTAAAAACATTAATTTTAATAATATTTATTACAAAAAAGTAGGTACAAGAAAATCAAATGCTCTATCAAAAATTTCTTTTCTAGGATTAGCCAATATAAATAATGAAAATAAAATTGAAGATATTAGAATTTCTTTTGGAGCAGTTGGTCCAACCGTTATTAGAAATAAAGAATTAGAAAATTCTTTAATAAATAAAAAAGTAAATGACTTAAGAATAAATAGAATTTTAAATTCTTATTCAGAAGTAATAAAACCAATAGATGATTTAAGATCAACATCAAAATATAGAAAAACCGTATCTTTGAACTTATTAGAAAATTTTTTAAGGGGGTTGGTAAGATGA
- a CDS encoding ATP-binding protein, whose product MKYSVEDLNIEKLKNAMEFVKSIVNDNNLIFKLQMAVDEIGSNSFKYGKKSKLHIYFNNEEIHLQVENSGNPIPKEYLELNDDNFFLSQSLSRGGGLGLHIIKNLCDDFNYIRKEEKNIISIKFKK is encoded by the coding sequence ATGAAGTACTCTGTTGAAGATTTAAATATTGAAAAACTCAAAAATGCTATGGAATTTGTAAAGTCAATAGTAAATGATAATAATTTAATATTTAAACTACAAATGGCTGTCGACGAAATAGGTAGTAATTCTTTTAAATATGGAAAAAAAAGCAAATTACACATTTATTTTAATAATGAAGAAATACATTTACAAGTAGAAAATTCTGGTAATCCTATACCAAAAGAATATCTCGAATTAAATGATGACAATTTTTTCTTGTCTCAATCTTTATCAAGAGGCGGAGGTTTGGGACTTCATATAATAAAAAATTTATGTGATGATTTTAATTATATAAGAAAAGAAGAAAAAAATATTATCTCTATAAAATTTAAAAAATAG
- a CDS encoding nucleoside-triphosphatase, whose protein sequence is MVNIISGEINSGKTTKLINIFKTTGGDGFAAIKVYKNNEFYGYNLTRLSNNEIIPFISIDKFDDELFKLSRFSFSKKGFIFANKIIDETLINKKTLYIDEIGPLELSKKGFYTSFKKALKKNIEIYVCIRSSCIQNVIKEFKIKNYKIITEVIK, encoded by the coding sequence TTGGTAAATATAATAAGTGGCGAAATAAACTCTGGAAAAACAACAAAATTAATAAATATCTTTAAAACAACTGGGGGTGATGGGTTTGCAGCTATAAAAGTTTACAAAAACAATGAATTTTATGGCTACAATCTCACTAGACTTTCAAACAATGAAATTATACCCTTCATATCAATTGATAAGTTTGATGATGAACTTTTTAAATTAAGTCGATTTAGTTTTTCAAAAAAAGGTTTTATTTTCGCAAATAAAATTATAGATGAAACATTAATTAACAAAAAAACTCTCTACATAGACGAAATAGGTCCTCTTGAATTATCAAAAAAAGGATTTTATACGAGTTTCAAAAAAGCTTTAAAGAAAAATATAGAAATTTATGTATGTATTAGAAGTTCTTGTATACAAAATGTTATAAAAGAATTTAAAATAAAAAATTATAAAATAATTACGGAGGTAATAAAATGA
- a CDS encoding xanthine dehydrogenase family protein molybdopterin-binding subunit, whose protein sequence is MKISDSVNRIDNKEKISGKAKYIDDINFPSLYYASTLRSSISHGKILNIKIPILPENYFIIDKNDIPGKNIVKIIKEDMPFLAEDEVNYIGEPILLIAGPDKEEVNKIKNAIEVSYKSLKADFEGKEIIEKYSFESGDIKKTFDESDEIFERTYKTGYQEQIYLETQGMIGNIENNQITVYGSMQCPYYVKNALDQLMNSDTRVIQTTTGGAFGGKEEFPSLIAGHAALAALKTKHPVKIVYDRAEDIICTTKRHPSKIIIKTSLKNKKITGIDVDISLNAGAYAGLSEVVLQRAMFAAIGVYNIKNLRVKGKALKTNTVPNGAFRGFGAPQAFFAIETHMNNIAMYLNKNPLDLKTEYLLKTSDSTSTGGIFRDEIKLPEMIKKITQESKYYKKYEEFKNKKNKGIGISLFFHGGGFTGSGERDIIKATVKLEKNKDKIEILVSNVEMGQGLQTTFRKIVAHALNKSYHEITFKNPDTLKVPDSGPTVASRSIMVVGKLLKDAADELKNNLDKEVITIEKHYKQPNYIKWDQEKMKGDAYPTYSWGIDIVEVEIDDITAEVEINNIWTINDVGIAIDNKIIKGQIEGGIVQGLGYSYLEVMNIKNGKILQNNLTNYIVPTSKDFPKIHSSLIENPYIEGPYGAKAAGELPLVGAAPAFVGAVQNALNKEFYEIPLTPEKIMEVMHNEN, encoded by the coding sequence ATGAAAATAAGTGACTCTGTAAATAGAATAGACAATAAGGAAAAAATTTCAGGTAAAGCAAAATACATTGATGATATTAATTTCCCATCACTTTATTATGCTTCAACTCTACGATCAAGTATATCTCATGGAAAAATTTTAAATATAAAAATCCCAATTCTACCTGAAAATTACTTCATAATAGATAAAAATGATATTCCAGGAAAAAATATTGTAAAGATAATAAAAGAAGATATGCCTTTTTTAGCTGAAGATGAAGTTAATTATATAGGTGAACCGATTTTACTCATTGCTGGTCCTGACAAAGAAGAAGTTAATAAAATAAAAAATGCCATAGAAGTATCTTATAAATCATTAAAAGCTGATTTTGAAGGTAAAGAAATAATTGAAAAGTATAGTTTTGAAAGTGGAGATATAAAAAAAACATTTGATGAAAGTGATGAAATTTTTGAAAGAACCTATAAAACTGGATATCAAGAACAAATCTATCTAGAAACACAAGGAATGATAGGAAACATTGAAAATAATCAAATCACTGTTTATGGATCTATGCAATGTCCATATTATGTAAAAAATGCTCTTGATCAATTAATGAATTCTGATACAAGAGTAATCCAAACAACAACCGGAGGAGCTTTTGGAGGAAAAGAAGAGTTTCCATCTTTAATAGCTGGGCATGCAGCACTTGCTGCTTTAAAAACAAAACATCCTGTAAAAATTGTTTATGATAGAGCAGAAGATATTATATGTACAACAAAAAGACATCCATCTAAAATTATTATAAAAACATCTTTAAAAAATAAAAAAATTACAGGTATAGATGTTGATATATCTTTAAATGCTGGTGCGTACGCTGGATTATCCGAAGTAGTACTTCAAAGAGCTATGTTTGCCGCAATTGGTGTATACAATATAAAAAACTTAAGGGTAAAAGGAAAAGCTTTAAAAACTAATACAGTTCCAAATGGAGCATTTAGAGGATTTGGAGCACCTCAGGCTTTTTTTGCAATAGAAACACATATGAATAATATTGCAATGTATTTAAATAAAAACCCACTTGATTTAAAAACGGAATACTTATTGAAAACAAGTGATTCAACATCAACTGGTGGAATTTTTAGAGATGAAATAAAACTACCAGAAATGATTAAAAAAATAACGCAAGAATCAAAATATTATAAAAAATATGAAGAATTTAAAAATAAAAAAAATAAAGGAATTGGAATTTCACTATTTTTTCATGGTGGCGGATTTACGGGAAGTGGAGAACGGGACATAATAAAAGCAACTGTAAAATTGGAAAAAAACAAAGATAAAATAGAAATTTTAGTATCAAATGTTGAAATGGGGCAAGGGCTTCAAACAACTTTTAGAAAGATAGTTGCTCATGCTTTAAATAAATCTTATCATGAAATAACATTTAAAAATCCAGATACATTAAAAGTTCCTGATTCTGGTCCAACAGTTGCTTCAAGAAGTATTATGGTAGTTGGAAAATTATTAAAAGATGCTGCTGATGAGTTAAAAAATAATTTAGATAAAGAAGTTATAACTATTGAAAAACATTATAAACAGCCAAATTATATAAAATGGGATCAAGAAAAAATGAAAGGTGATGCTTATCCAACTTATTCGTGGGGAATTGACATAGTTGAAGTTGAAATAGATGATATAACTGCAGAAGTTGAAATAAATAATATTTGGACTATTAACGATGTTGGAATAGCAATAGATAACAAAATAATAAAAGGACAAATAGAAGGCGGAATAGTTCAAGGTTTAGGTTATTCTTACTTAGAAGTAATGAACATAAAAAATGGAAAAATACTGCAAAATAACCTAACCAATTATATAGTTCCAACTTCAAAAGATTTCCCAAAAATACACAGTAGTTTAATAGAAAATCCTTATATTGAAGGTCCTTATGGTGCAAAAGCAGCTGGTGAACTCCCATTAGTTGGAGCAGCACCTGCATTTGTTGGAGCTGTGCAGAATGCTTTAAATAAAGAATTTTATGAAATTCCTTTAACACCAGAAAAAATAATGGAAGTGATGCATAATGAAAATTAA
- a CDS encoding RluA family pseudouridine synthase codes for MLKQLIVDEKNYYKRLDKFIRNNLSEIKLGAIYKSFRKGNIKVNGKRIKKNDYEIKIGDIISIYYNEKNEDIIRPEKPEMKARPLKFDIIYENNDFIVINKPPKVSMHPGTGEQMVTIIEGLQYYAKNSNNPFEPHLVHRLDKLTSGTLVIAKNKMVSRDLSSLISGRKADKYYKTLVFGKLKPKGTLNSLINEKNAKLTYSLIDELNLPEGTFSYIDVHLLTGRKHQIRVQFSNIGHPIIGDDLYGNKEINKIFRKKYGLKRFFLHAYNLKFDYKNKKYDFYAPLYSDLEKVFENIKRIK; via the coding sequence ATGTTAAAACAATTAATAGTTGATGAAAAAAATTATTATAAAAGGTTAGATAAATTTATAAGAAATAATCTTTCAGAAATAAAATTAGGGGCTATATATAAATCTTTTAGAAAAGGAAATATAAAAGTTAATGGAAAAAGAATTAAAAAAAATGATTATGAAATAAAAATAGGAGATATCATTTCAATATATTATAATGAAAAAAATGAAGATATTATAAGACCAGAAAAACCAGAAATGAAAGCAAGACCACTTAAATTCGATATCATATATGAAAATAACGATTTCATTGTAATAAATAAACCTCCAAAAGTTTCTATGCATCCTGGAACAGGCGAACAAATGGTAACTATAATAGAAGGATTGCAATATTATGCTAAAAATTCAAATAATCCTTTCGAACCCCATCTTGTTCATAGATTAGATAAATTAACTTCTGGAACTTTGGTTATTGCAAAGAATAAAATGGTTTCTCGTGATTTAAGTTCTTTAATCTCAGGAAGAAAAGCAGATAAGTATTATAAAACTTTAGTTTTTGGAAAATTAAAACCAAAAGGAACTTTAAACTCTTTAATTAATGAAAAAAATGCAAAATTAACTTATTCTTTAATTGATGAATTAAATCTTCCCGAAGGTACTTTTTCTTATATAGACGTTCATCTTTTAACAGGTAGAAAACATCAAATAAGAGTTCAGTTTTCAAATATTGGACACCCAATTATTGGCGATGATCTTTATGGAAATAAAGAAATCAATAAAATATTTAGAAAAAAATATGGTTTAAAGAGATTTTTTTTACATGCATACAATTTAAAATTTGATTATAAAAATAAAAAATATGATTTTTATGCTCCTCTTTATTCTGATTTAGAAAAAGTTTTTGAAAATATAAAAAGGATTAAATAA
- a CDS encoding DUF5693 family protein: protein MKKKYIIIISIVFVSFFSFYSLFIDISDTKYFSFVEPKKVQLNNYVYYKYNNYVFLKDFNSISKKNDLQFLNKLIKNNDIIFIVEFSDFDKYFSKIKNETALDLNKFKYCHYIKVKEIEKYDDEIIVQRFHRALKERRIKVFWIPNTLRKDELTLKIKNNLKYEKPINDLSYFSPNHLIKYIFFLLIFFNIYIYLPFFSIIYLISLLLFKSWSYVTAATIFSFIVYYKISKKNVLKVVFSSIFFGIMVYFSGYDYLLINKLNSLRGIKVLLIALLSFEIINQLKNFKLKNLKKFDLITILLIMFFSIIYILRSGNWSYVSNFERKMRDIIEKIFIARPRTKELLSYPFYYLNNTGIIVSFFRTLLIVSILDTFLHFHTPLYLGILRTLNGLFIYLFTFFVFELIKYFRGGK from the coding sequence ATGAAAAAAAAATATATAATAATTATTTCTATAGTATTTGTGTCTTTTTTTTCGTTTTACTCTTTATTTATAGATATAAGTGATACAAAATACTTTTCATTTGTTGAACCTAAAAAAGTTCAATTAAATAATTACGTTTATTATAAGTACAATAATTATGTTTTTTTAAAAGATTTTAATAGTATTTCAAAAAAAAATGACTTACAATTTTTAAATAAATTAATAAAAAATAATGATATAATATTTATAGTAGAATTTTCTGACTTTGATAAATATTTCAGTAAAATAAAGAATGAAACCGCTTTAGATCTAAATAAATTTAAATATTGTCATTATATAAAAGTAAAAGAAATAGAAAAATACGATGATGAAATAATAGTACAAAGATTCCATAGAGCTTTAAAAGAGCGAAGAATAAAGGTTTTTTGGATACCAAACACATTAAGAAAAGATGAATTAACACTTAAAATTAAAAATAATTTAAAATATGAAAAACCAATAAATGATTTATCTTATTTTTCACCAAATCATTTAATAAAATATATTTTTTTTCTTTTAATATTCTTTAATATATATATTTATTTACCTTTTTTTTCAATAATTTATTTAATTTCTTTATTATTATTTAAATCATGGTCTTATGTTACAGCTGCAACTATTTTTTCATTCATTGTATATTATAAAATTTCTAAAAAAAATGTTTTAAAGGTAGTTTTTTCTTCTATTTTTTTTGGAATTATGGTATACTTCAGTGGATATGATTATTTATTAATAAACAAATTAAACTCTTTAAGAGGTATAAAAGTACTATTAATAGCTTTACTTTCATTTGAAATAATAAACCAATTAAAAAATTTTAAGTTAAAGAATTTAAAAAAATTTGATCTTATTACTATATTACTTATAATGTTTTTTTCTATTATATACATATTAAGAAGTGGAAACTGGAGTTATGTTAGTAACTTTGAAAGAAAAATGCGAGATATTATAGAAAAGATATTTATAGCAAGACCAAGAACAAAAGAACTTTTATCATACCCTTTTTATTATCTAAATAATACGGGAATAATAGTTTCTTTTTTTAGAACATTGTTAATAGTGTCAATTTTAGATACTTTCCTGCATTTTCATACACCACTTTACTTAGGGATTTTAAGAACTTTAAATGGTTTATTCATTTATTTGTTCACATTTTTTGTTTTTGAACTTATAAAATATTTTAGAGGTGGAAAATGA
- a CDS encoding XdhC family protein, with protein sequence MQIYEELLNLKKKGENGILITVVEKDGFGPATPGIKMLVTKNKRIGTVGGGSLEEFAYKKALDLLKNKKNELHKYALNEENKVIENTGMVCGGNVTLFYEYIGSGEKLYIFGAGHVGKALTYHINPLNYFVTVIDERDGIFNDFPNINKTINSTVSDFFKNNIIEDNSYIVISTPSHAHDYEVLKNVYLNSKPKYIGMLASDTKANLMVKKLKDEVSNADLSILHTPVGLDIGGPTPHEIAISIISEIQSIKYQKKQIKKMRKIW encoded by the coding sequence ATGCAAATATACGAAGAACTTTTAAATCTTAAAAAAAAAGGTGAAAATGGAATTTTGATAACAGTAGTAGAAAAAGATGGATTTGGTCCAGCAACACCTGGAATAAAAATGTTGGTAACAAAAAACAAAAGAATTGGTACTGTTGGTGGTGGTTCACTTGAAGAATTTGCTTATAAAAAAGCACTGGACCTTTTAAAAAATAAAAAAAATGAACTACACAAATATGCATTAAATGAAGAAAATAAAGTAATTGAAAACACTGGAATGGTATGTGGTGGAAATGTAACTTTATTTTATGAATATATTGGTAGCGGAGAAAAGCTTTATATCTTTGGTGCTGGCCATGTTGGAAAAGCATTGACATACCATATAAATCCATTAAATTATTTTGTAACCGTAATAGATGAAAGAGATGGAATATTTAATGATTTCCCAAATATAAACAAAACTATAAATTCTACAGTATCTGATTTTTTTAAAAACAATATTATTGAAGATAATAGTTATATAGTTATTTCCACACCATCTCACGCTCATGATTATGAGGTTTTAAAAAATGTTTATTTAAACTCTAAACCAAAGTATATTGGTATGCTTGCATCAGATACAAAAGCAAATTTAATGGTGAAAAAACTAAAAGATGAAGTATCAAATGCAGATTTATCAATACTTCATACACCAGTTGGTTTAGATATCGGTGGCCCAACACCCCACGAAATAGCAATTTCAATAATATCAGAAATACAATCAATAAAATATCAAAAAAAACAAATAAAGAAGATGAGAAAAATTTGGTAA
- a CDS encoding pyridoxal phosphate-dependent aminotransferase — protein MKFSERVLNMQESPIRKLIPFAEKAKKAGKKVYHLNIGQPDLETPKEFFSTISNLPSKVIAYSHSAGIIELREAFSNYYKKMNIDFDPEDIIITTGGSEAIVFSLAAISDPNDEVIVIEPFYANYKGFAEMLNVKLLPVRAVPENGYAVPPTEEFEKVVTSKTKAIIFSNPSNPTGAVYTREELQRIVDFAKKHDLYIISDEVYKEFTFDGTKHVSIMEFEDKERFIVVDSISKRYSGCGMRIGVFATKNKELYSQVMKFAQSRLCSPVVEQYGTVGILNNISEEYMENVKKEYMKRRDIVYEELSKIEGLSFEKPKGSFYVSVKVPVDNTEEFIKFMLNDFDIDGETVMVAPLNGFYATEGAGLQELRIAYVLEPSKLRRACYILAEGIKAYNNK, from the coding sequence ATGAAGTTTTCAGAAAGAGTTTTAAATATGCAAGAATCACCAATAAGAAAGTTGATTCCTTTTGCAGAAAAAGCCAAAAAAGCTGGGAAAAAAGTTTATCATTTGAATATAGGACAACCTGATTTAGAAACTCCAAAAGAATTTTTTAGTACTATAAGTAATCTTCCATCAAAAGTAATTGCATACTCTCATTCTGCAGGTATAATAGAATTGAGAGAAGCTTTTTCTAATTATTATAAAAAAATGAACATAGATTTTGATCCTGAAGATATAATTATAACAACAGGTGGAAGTGAAGCAATTGTTTTTTCTCTTGCTGCTATTTCAGATCCAAATGATGAAGTTATAGTAATAGAACCATTTTATGCTAATTATAAAGGTTTTGCTGAAATGTTAAATGTAAAACTTTTACCAGTTAGGGCTGTTCCTGAAAATGGATATGCAGTTCCACCAACTGAGGAATTTGAAAAGGTTGTAACTTCAAAAACTAAAGCAATTATATTTTCAAATCCATCAAATCCAACAGGTGCGGTTTATACTCGAGAAGAATTGCAAAGAATAGTTGATTTTGCAAAAAAACATGACTTATACATTATATCAGATGAAGTGTATAAGGAATTTACTTTTGATGGAACAAAACATGTTTCTATAATGGAATTTGAGGATAAAGAAAGATTTATAGTTGTTGATAGTATTTCAAAAAGATACAGTGGATGTGGAATGAGAATTGGGGTTTTTGCAACTAAGAATAAAGAATTGTATTCACAAGTAATGAAATTTGCACAATCAAGACTTTGTTCGCCTGTTGTTGAACAGTATGGAACTGTAGGAATATTGAATAATATTTCTGAAGAATATATGGAAAATGTAAAAAAAGAATATATGAAGAGAAGAGATATTGTTTATGAGGAACTTTCTAAAATTGAAGGATTATCTTTTGAGAAACCAAAAGGATCATTTTATGTTTCAGTTAAAGTACCAGTAGATAATACAGAAGAATTTATAAAATTTATGTTGAATGATTTTGATATAGATGGAGAAACTGTTATGGTAGCACCTTTAAATGGATTTTATGCTACTGAAGGAGCAGGACTTCAAGAATTAAGAATAGCATATGTTTTAGAACCATCAAAATTAAGAAGAGCATGTTATATTCTTGCTGAAGGAATTAAAGCTTATAATAATAAATAA
- a CDS encoding (2Fe-2S)-binding protein yields the protein MKINFILDKKEITLDVNPLKRLLDVLRDLKVTGVKEGCGEGECGACAVLINGKLVNSCMVAVGNIQNKTITTIEGYKTNKKYKIIEEAFEEAGAVQCGFCTPGMVIATEALLSKNPTPTEEEIREGISGNICRCTGYNMIVDGIKLASKRGENLWK from the coding sequence ATGAAAATTAATTTTATATTAGATAAAAAAGAAATAACATTAGATGTAAATCCTTTAAAAAGATTATTAGATGTTTTACGAGATTTAAAAGTTACAGGAGTAAAAGAAGGCTGTGGCGAAGGTGAATGTGGAGCATGTGCAGTATTAATAAATGGAAAGTTAGTTAATTCTTGTATGGTAGCAGTTGGTAATATCCAAAATAAAACTATAACAACCATTGAAGGCTACAAAACAAATAAAAAATATAAAATAATAGAAGAAGCTTTTGAAGAAGCAGGAGCCGTTCAATGTGGATTTTGTACACCAGGGATGGTAATAGCAACAGAAGCGTTGCTTTCAAAAAATCCAACACCAACAGAAGAAGAAATTAGAGAAGGGATATCTGGAAACATTTGTCGTTGTACAGGATACAATATGATAGTCGATGGAATAAAATTAGCCTCCAAAAGAGGTGAAAATTTATGGAAATAG
- a CDS encoding PLP-dependent cysteine synthase family protein: MKTPIIGPTFEEMLHPWKIDPELRKRAIEMKDKDPLHPINLYNITWRDKDDEIYYFEMPKELTGVKANIIVLYAKDFPSGSHKVGATYSVLAEKTVTHEVDPSTHKLIWPSTGNYGIGGAWVSSRMNYNSLVLLPELMSKERFDIIRSYGSDVIATPGCESNVKEIYDKSKELKTKDPEHVRILNQFEEFGNYRFHYHVTGNTMAELVKEKKIGNERVAAVVLGVGSAGTIACGDRLKQLFPETKIVAMEPIQCPTISLNGYGGHDIQGIGDKHVTWIHNVMNMDATVLVDDMDSKKMLQVMTDPVGIEYLKQSLKEKDIKNISTKLGISGVANIIAAIKMAKFYNMKEDENIFVVATDSIERYHSVMKQLDDEFGKLTTSEAKSRTERICLFAEPSHVFEGTKYNRERWHNLKYFTWIEQQNKTIEEINAQKDQKYWEEQQNKVFEMDEKIKEYREKNAERLHKVMYEVEK, encoded by the coding sequence ATGAAAACACCAATAATAGGTCCTACTTTTGAAGAAATGCTTCATCCTTGGAAAATTGATCCTGAATTAAGAAAAAGAGCAATAGAAATGAAAGATAAAGATCCTCTTCATCCCATTAATTTATACAATATAACTTGGAGAGATAAAGATGATGAAATTTATTATTTTGAAATGCCAAAAGAACTAACTGGTGTAAAAGCAAATATAATCGTTTTATATGCAAAAGATTTTCCATCTGGAAGTCATAAAGTTGGTGCAACTTACTCTGTCCTTGCAGAAAAAACCGTAACTCATGAAGTAGATCCTTCTACTCATAAATTAATATGGCCATCAACTGGAAATTATGGAATCGGCGGAGCATGGGTTAGTAGTAGAATGAATTATAATTCATTAGTATTATTACCTGAACTCATGAGTAAAGAAAGATTTGACATAATAAGAAGTTATGGTTCTGATGTAATAGCAACCCCTGGTTGTGAGTCAAATGTAAAAGAAATTTACGATAAGAGCAAAGAATTAAAAACAAAAGACCCAGAACATGTTAGAATATTAAATCAATTTGAAGAATTTGGAAATTATAGATTTCACTATCACGTAACAGGAAATACAATGGCAGAACTTGTAAAAGAAAAGAAAATAGGAAACGAAAGAGTTGCTGCTGTAGTTCTTGGAGTTGGTTCTGCTGGAACAATTGCATGTGGAGATAGACTAAAACAGTTATTTCCTGAAACAAAGATAGTTGCAATGGAACCTATTCAATGCCCTACAATCTCTTTAAATGGATATGGTGGACATGACATACAAGGAATAGGAGATAAACATGTAACTTGGATACACAATGTAATGAATATGGATGCTACCGTACTCGTTGATGATATGGATAGTAAAAAAATGCTTCAAGTAATGACAGATCCTGTTGGAATAGAGTATTTAAAACAATCATTAAAGGAAAAAGATATTAAAAATATATCTACTAAACTTGGTATTTCAGGTGTAGCAAATATAATAGCAGCTATAAAAATGGCAAAATTTTACAATATGAAAGAAGATGAAAATATCTTTGTAGTTGCAACTGACAGTATAGAAAGATATCACTCAGTTATGAAACAATTAGACGATGAATTTGGAAAGTTAACTACGAGTGAAGCAAAATCAAGAACTGAAAGAATTTGTTTGTTTGCAGAACCATCACATGTATTTGAAGGAACAAAATATAACAGAGAAAGATGGCATAATTTAAAATACTTTACATGGATAGAACAACAAAATAAAACCATAGAAGAAATAAATGCACAAAAAGATCAAAAATATTGGGAAGAACAACAAAATAAAGTTTTTGAAATGGATGAAAAGATAAAAGAATACAGAGAAAAAAATGCTGAACGTTTGCATAAAGTAATGTATGAGGTGGAAAAATGA
- a CDS encoding nucleotidyltransferase family protein codes for MVDGVILAGGYSKRTGVMKMSLKLNSKTVIQHTVESMINVCENIIVVCGYKAEEVYDLVKSYKKVQVYYNKNYPKGMFTSVKEGIKHVKNDRFFLTPGDYPKLNKNIYETLLKYKENIVIPAFGNKKGHPVLMNSSLISDILLEPDTLSLNYFINKREYRIVEINDDSIINDIDTLEDYENIKKYFKGGE; via the coding sequence ATGGTAGATGGAGTTATACTCGCTGGTGGTTATTCTAAAAGAACAGGTGTTATGAAAATGTCTTTAAAATTAAACAGTAAAACTGTTATTCAACACACTGTTGAATCAATGATAAATGTTTGTGAAAATATAATCGTTGTTTGCGGATACAAAGCAGAAGAAGTTTATGACTTAGTAAAATCATATAAAAAAGTTCAAGTTTATTATAATAAAAATTATCCTAAAGGCATGTTTACTTCAGTAAAAGAAGGTATAAAACATGTAAAAAATGACAGATTTTTTTTAACTCCAGGAGATTATCCAAAATTAAATAAAAATATATATGAAACTTTATTAAAATATAAAGAAAATATAGTAATACCTGCATTTGGAAATAAAAAAGGACACCCTGTATTAATGAATAGTTCTTTGATTTCAGATATTCTATTAGAACCAGATACATTATCATTAAATTATTTTATAAACAAAAGAGAATATAGAATTGTAGAAATAAATGATGACTCAATTATAAATGATATAGATACATTAGAAGATTATGAAAATATAAAAAAATACTTTAAAGGGGGTGAGTAA